The genomic region TGAGCATTCACCGAGCTAACGTGCACATCGATGTGCAACTTTGTAGAGTGGATGCATGACCACCGTTTCCGACGCCACGCACACCCGCGCGCCGCGCAGGGATGCAGCCGAGAACCGGTCCGCCCTGCTCGACGCCGCCGTGCGCCTGCTCAACACCGACATCGACGCCTCGCTGGAGGCCATCGCCGCGGAGGCGGGACTCAGCCGTCGCTCGGTGTACGGGCATTTCGCCAACCGGGACGAGCTCGTGCGCGAGGTGCTGCGGCTGGGGGCGGCGCGGGTGGCGGCATCCATCCTGCCGATCGAGCACGAGGATGCCCGCATCGAGATCGCCCTCTACGGCGCCACCCTCTGGCGACAGGTGCAGCACGCGAGCGTGACCGCCGAGTTCGCGGTGCGCGGCCCCTACACCGATCTCGTGGCGAAATCGCTCGAGCCGGCGCGCGCGAAGCTGCGCGCCACGGTGCACCGCGGGGTGCGCGACGGCGTACTGCGCAGGGACATCCGACCGGAGCCGCTCGCCCGTCTCATCGAGCGGGCGGCGCTCGACGTGCTGGCAGAGGCGACGCACGACGGACTCAGCGACCGCCAGGGACACGAGCTGGTCATGCTCACGGCGCTGAGCGTCGCCGGACTCGGCTGGCGCGAGGCCGGCGACCTCGTTGCCGCGACGCCCGAGCTCGCGTATCGAACGGCATCCGCCGATGAAGGGAGCCGTGCATGAGGATCGCACTCAACGGAGTCTCCAAGACGCCGGCCCTCGGCGTCAGATCGCTCACCTACGGCACGGGAGAGGCCGTGCTGGCCAGGGCGGAGACCGAGCAGCGGCCGACGGTTCTGGGGCTGCTGGCATCCGGCCGCATGAAGCCGGGCACCGGAAGCGTCACGATCGACGGCGAAGAGGATGCCGGTGCCATCCGCCGCGTCATCGCCCTCATCGACGCGCCCGCGGTGAGCGATCCGGCGCCGAACGTCACGCTCGCCGGCGTCGCAGCAGAGGAGCTCATGTTCGCGGGCAGGCCGTCTGGACTGCGTGCCGTGCGGCGCACCCTGGACTCGCTGGGGCTCGCCC from Humibacter ginsenosidimutans harbors:
- a CDS encoding TetR/AcrR family transcriptional regulator, producing the protein MTTVSDATHTRAPRRDAAENRSALLDAAVRLLNTDIDASLEAIAAEAGLSRRSVYGHFANRDELVREVLRLGAARVAASILPIEHEDARIEIALYGATLWRQVQHASVTAEFAVRGPYTDLVAKSLEPARAKLRATVHRGVRDGVLRRDIRPEPLARLIERAALDVLAEATHDGLSDRQGHELVMLTALSVAGLGWREAGDLVAATPELAYRTASADEGSRA